Sequence from the Corallococcus sp. EGB genome:
GTGTTCCAGAAAATGCAGACGGCCTACCAGCAAGCGCAGCAGCCCCTGGTGCTGGTGACCATTGCTGGAGCGAAGTCCGCGGTCCCCAACAGCGAGCAGCGGCGGCACCTGTCCAACATGCTGTCGGACGCGCGGGCGCTGTTCTCGGAGATCCACGTCATCATCGAAGGCAACGAACTGCAGCACAACCTCCAGCGCGTCATCGTGTCGGGGATGCTCATCGTCACGCGCACCTACGACGACCAGTTCATCCGCGTGCACAAGAACGCGGACGGGCCGGCGGGCTTCATCGCCCGGCGCCTGGGCGTGGATGGGACGCAGTTGATGAACGAAGCGCGGTCACGCGGTGTGGTGATGTAGTCTCCGGGGGATTCGGGGGCCCATCCATGGGCCCCCGGCCCCGGAGAAGCGCGCGGGCCTCCGTTCAGCCCCGGGCGCCCTGCCCCACCGGCCGGGCCGGAAGGGCGGCCCCCACGGAGCCGCGCACGTAGCGGTGGTCGAACAGGTCCACGTAGAGGTACTCGGGCCAGGACACCATCGCGCGAGCCCCCAGCATCACGCCTCGCATGATTTCACTCACCATCAGCCCCGCGGCGGTGGTGGCGCCAATCACACACGTGGGCGCGTGGCCCTTTCCCTGGTAGCAGGCATCCATGTACTCCTGGAGCATGTAGCTGCCCAGGTGCGGGATGATCTTCGGCAGGTCGATGCGGCCGTCCGGGAGGATGAAGAGCTCCTCGTAGAGCGGCGCGTCCGGCTGGAAGACATGCAGCGCGGCGCCAAAGCCGAGCATGAGGCCGGTCATGATG
This genomic interval carries:
- a CDS encoding DofA protein, which codes for MALPVYKTDVIDKVFFLRWDAPPTADEIQQVFQKMQTAYQQAQQPLVLVTIAGAKSAVPNSEQRRHLSNMLSDARALFSEIHVIIEGNELQHNLQRVIVSGMLIVTRTYDDQFIRVHKNADGPAGFIARRLGVDGTQLMNEARSRGVVM